Part of the Bacilli bacterium PM5-9 genome is shown below.
TGGAATTATTTAAAAGAGGTGAAAGAATATGAAAGTAGTCGTTCTTAATGGTTCGCCATTAAAAAAAGGATTAACTGCACAATTGACAGATTATATTTTTGAAACAATTGATTGCGAAATAAAAACATATTATGCTTACTATACTGATATAAAATCATGTGTAGCTTGTAAATATTGTTTTTCACATCCAAATGAATGTGTTATCAAAGACGAGTTTCAAACAATGATGAAAGATTTTGATGAAGCAGATTTAGTTGTACTTGCTTCACCACTTCATTTTAGTAGTTTTACAGGGGAGTTACTATCAACAATTAGTCGCTTACAATATTTATTTGGTTTAAAGTATGTTCATAAACTTCCAATACCATTTAAAAATAAAAAAGGGTTAACTATTATAACGGGTGGAAATGATTATCCTACAATGTTTAATGCTATTAAAAATGTGGATAGTTTAATTTACAATCATATTAATGTTAAAGAATATGATAGAGTATTAGTTAAAGCTACTGATAAATATAGTATGGAAGAAATTAAAGTACAATATGCTGAGGATATTGAAAGAGTTAGAGAATTTATTAATAAGAGTTTATAAATAAAGTAAGTATGATTTTAATAATCATGCTTTTTTTCGCAAAAAAAAGACGTTAATAAACGCCTTAATAAAAATATTTTTATAAGTTTTCAATTACTTCTTTTGGATCATAGCAATATAAATTATTTGGTAAAGCTACAGATTTATATGTTACTTTTCCATCAATTACATTTAATCCTCTTAATAATGCATCATTTTCTAAACATGCTCTTATTCCTTTGTTAGCAAGTTTTACCATGTAAGGTAAAGTGGCATTTGTTAATGCATAAGTTGAAGTACGAGCAACTGCTCCAGGCATGTTTGCTACTGAGTAATGAATTACACCATATTTTTCAAACGTTGGTTCATCATGAGTTGTAACTCGATCAATTGTTTCAACAGAACCACCTTGGTCGATTGCAACATCAATTATAACTGAACCAGCTTTCATTGATTTAACCATGTATTCTTTGATTAATTTTGGTGTTTGTGAACCTGGAATTAGCACTGTTGATATTACAGCATCAGCATCTTTAATTGCGCTTGCTAAATTTTGTTCACTAGAATAAAGTGTTTGCATTTGTGGGAAAACATCATCTACATATCTTAATTTAGGTAAATCAATATCTAAGATAGTTACTTTTGCTCCTAATCCTAACGCCATTTTAGCAGCGTGTAATCCTGAAACTCCTGCTCCAACAACTACTACATTTCCTTTTTCAGTACCCGGTGCTCCACCTAATAAAATACCTTGACCACCATGTGGTTTTTCTAAAAACTGAGCTGCTAATGTAATTGATCTACGACCAGCGATTTCTGACATTGGTGCTAAAAGTGGTAATGAACCATCTTCTAGTTGAACAGTTTCATAAGCAACTGCTTGTACTTTACTATCCATTAATGCTTTGATAAGTGAAGGTACTGGTGCTAAATGCAAATAAGTATATAAAATCATTCCTTCTTTAAAGAATTGATATTCTGACTCTTGTGGTTCTTTTACTTTAACAACCATATCAACATCCCATGCTTCTTGAGCACTTTCAACAATTGTTGCTCCGGCTGCTGTATACTCCTCATCACTAATTCCTGAGTTAATTCCTGCATTTGTTTCAACGATAACATCATGTCCAGAGTTTGCTAATGCTTGAACTCCAATTGGTGTCATCCCAACTCTACTTTCATTGTTTTTTATTTCTTTTGGTAATCCGACTTTCATCTTTTACACACTCCTTTTTAAAATCAATTATAATAATTCTAATTTAATTATATCATAAAATTATAGTTTTGCAACGAAAATTATATGTTTTTTTTATGGTTTATTTTAAATCATAAAATACAATAGTTTTTATAATTGTTTTTTTGGATAGAAAAAGAGATTTAGATATAAAAAAAACTACAAATAAATTGTAGTTTAATCATTTTTACTTATTATAGAACTCTACGATTAGAGATTCGTTAATTTCTGGATTTAATTCATTTCTTTCAGGAAGTCTTACATAAGTACCTTCCATTTTGTTTTCATCAAATGTTACATATTCTGGAATATGAACTCTAGCTTCTAAAGCTTCTTTGATTGCTTTATGATTTCTTGATTTTTCTTTAACACCAATTGTTTGTCCTGGTTTTACAATGTATGATGGAATATCAACTTTTTTACCATCTACAGTAATATGTCCATGATTAACTAATTGACGAGCACCACGTCTTGTATTTGATAATCCCATACGATAAACAATGTTATCTAAACGTGATTCAAGTAAGAATAAGAATCCGTGTCCATGAATAGGAGCAACTCTCTTAGCTTTAGTGAATGTTTTCTTGAATTGTTTTTCACCAATTCCATACATATGTCTTACTTTTTGTTTTTCTTGTAATTGTAATCCATATTCAGATAATTTAACTCTTCTACCTTTACCATGTTGCCCTGGAGCATATGGTCTTTTTTGTAATTCTTTTCCATTTTCTAGAACTGAGAAACCTAAACGTCTAGATAATTTCCAAGATGGCCCAGTATATCTTGCCATAATTTATACCCTCTTTCTTATTATTGTATAGCCACACAATAACAAATCTACCATTTTCTAAAAGTGATGAAACAAACAGATTTTCATTTAACAGCAAATTACTA
Proteins encoded:
- a CDS encoding multimeric flavodoxin WrbA (product_source=COG0655; cath_funfam=3.40.50.360; cog=COG0655; pfam=PF03358; superfamily=52218) — translated: MKVVVLNGSPLKKGLTAQLTDYIFETIDCEIKTYYAYYTDIKSCVACKYCFSHPNECVIKDEFQTMMKDFDEADLVVLASPLHFSSFTGELLSTISRLQYLFGLKYVHKLPIPFKNKKGLTIITGGNDYPTMFNAIKNVDSLIYNHINVKEYDRVLVKATDKYSMEEIKVQYAEDIERVREFINKSL
- a CDS encoding alanine dehydrogenase (product_source=KO:K00259; cath_funfam=3.40.50.720; cog=COG0686; ko=KO:K00259; pfam=PF01262,PF05222; smart=SM01002,SM01003; superfamily=52283; tigrfam=TIGR00518), yielding MKVGLPKEIKNNESRVGMTPIGVQALANSGHDVIVETNAGINSGISDEEYTAAGATIVESAQEAWDVDMVVKVKEPQESEYQFFKEGMILYTYLHLAPVPSLIKALMDSKVQAVAYETVQLEDGSLPLLAPMSEIAGRRSITLAAQFLEKPHGGQGILLGGAPGTEKGNVVVVGAGVSGLHAAKMALGLGAKVTILDIDLPKLRYVDDVFPQMQTLYSSEQNLASAIKDADAVISTVLIPGSQTPKLIKEYMVKSMKAGSVIIDVAIDQGGSVETIDRVTTHDEPTFEKYGVIHYSVANMPGAVARTSTYALTNATLPYMVKLANKGIRACLENDALLRGLNVIDGKVTYKSVALPNNLYCYDPKEVIENL
- a CDS encoding small subunit ribosomal protein S4 (product_source=KO:K02986; cath_funfam=1.10.1050.10,3.10.290.10; cog=COG0522; ko=KO:K02986; pfam=PF00163,PF01479; smart=SM00363; superfamily=55174; tigrfam=TIGR01017), with protein sequence MARYTGPSWKLSRRLGFSVLENGKELQKRPYAPGQHGKGRRVKLSEYGLQLQEKQKVRHMYGIGEKQFKKTFTKAKRVAPIHGHGFLFLLESRLDNIVYRMGLSNTRRGARQLVNHGHITVDGKKVDIPSYIVKPGQTIGVKEKSRNHKAIKEALEARVHIPEYVTFDENKMEGTYVRLPERNELNPEINESLIVEFYNK